In Flavobacterium piscisymbiosum, the sequence ATGACTAAAACTGCTCAATCGGTATGGGAAAACTGTTTGTCCTTTATAAAAGACAATATTCAAGATCAAGCATATAAAACTTGGTTCGAACCAATCAAATCAGTTGAGCTAACCGACAACGCGTTATATATTCAGGTACCAAGTAAATTTTTCTACGAATGGCTAGAAGAACACTACGTAAAATTATTGAAAGTTGCGCTTACCAAAGAACTGGGAAAAAACGCAAAGTTACTCTATAAAATTAAAATGGAGAACACTTATGGAAATAAACAGCCTTTTACCGAGCAGCTGCCAAGTTCCAACAGAGTGCCAATGAAACCGCAAGAGGTTGATGCTCCGTTTAAAAACCTGAATCCTGAACTAAAGAATCCTTTTGTAATTCCGGGAATCAGAAATTTAAAAATTGAATCACAGTTAAATCCTAATTATAGTTTTGACAATTTCCTTGAAGGAGACTCAAACCGTTTAGCTCGTTCTGCAGGTATGGCAGTTGCCAACAAACCTGGAGGAACATCATTTAATCCTTTATTGATTTTTGGTGGAGTTGGTTTAGGAAAAACACACTTAGCACACGCGATAGGTGTTGAAGTAAAAGATAAATATCCTGAAAAAACGGTTTTATATATTTCTGCCGAAATTTTCACACAACAATATATTGATTCGGTTAAAAAGAATAATCGTAATGATTTCATTCACTTTTACCAATTAATCGACGTTTTGATTATTGATGACGTTCAGTTTTTATCTGGAAAATCAGGAACTCAGGACGTATTTTTCCATATTTTCAACTATTTGCACCAAAACGGAAAACAGGTAATTTTGACTTCGGACAAAGCTCCTGTTGATATGCAGGATATCGAACAACGTTTGTTATCACGTTTTAAATGGGGATTATCTGCTGAATTACACCAGCCAGATTACGAAACCAGAATTTCGATCTTAAAAAATATTCTATATCGTGATGGTGTTGAGATGCCGGAAGATATCATTGAATATGTTGCCCGCAACATTAAATCGAATGTTAGGGAACTTGAAGGCGCTATTATCTCATTGATCGCACAATCTTCTTTCAACAAAAAAGAAGTTACGATTGAATTGGCAAAAAGCGTTGTAGAGAAATTTGTTAAAAACGTAAAGAGAGAAATCTCTATCGATTATATTCAAAAAATTGTGTCAGATTATTTTCAGTTGGATATTGAAACACTTCAATCTAAAACCAGAAAGAGGCACGTGGTTCAGGCAAGACAATTGGCGATGTTTTTTGCAAAGAAATTTACTAAAGCTTCTTTGGCAAACATTGGTTCGCAAATTGGAGATCGTGATCACGCTACCGTTTTACACGCTTGTAAAACCGTTGACAATTTAGTTTCTACAGACAAGCAATTCAAGAAATTTGTCGAAGACATCAACAAAAAATTAACGCTATAAACGCGAATCATGCCAGTAAAAATTTTAATGGTTTGCTTGGGAAATATTTGCAGATCACCTTTAGCCGAAGGTATTTTAGCATCAAAATTACCTGAAAATTTTATAGTTGATTCCGCAGGAACAGGATCGTGGCATGTGGGTCATTCACCAGATAAACGTTCGATTGCTGTAGCCAAAAAAAACGGCTTATGCATTGACAATCAAAAAGGAAAACAATTTAAAACAGCTGATTTTGACGAATTTGATTATATTTATGTTATGGATAGTTCAAATTACCGAGACGTCATTCATTTAGCCAAAACTCCGGAACACAAAAATAAAGTACATCTTATTTTAAACGAATTATTTCCGGACGAAAACGTAGATGTTCCAGATCCTTATTACGGAACTGCAAATGGTTTCGACAATGTTTATCAAATGTTAGACGAAGTTGCCGAAATTATTGCCAAAAAACTTATCGAAAAACATTCATAATTTTAATGTATTTTAATTACTTAACTGATAATTGAAGTACATTTTTCTTTTAATCCTAAACCATCACAAATGAAACTTCTAGGAAAACTATATTTAATTCCAACCACAATGGGCGAAAGCGATCCTATGGATGTTTTGCCACAAACCGTAAAAAGAAGTATCGATTTTATAGATCATTATATTGTTGAAAACGAGAAAACGGCCAGAAAATCAATAAAAGCAGTTTCTCCTGAAAAAAAACAATCAGAACTTATACTTTTCACACTTAATAAACGCACAGAACCCAGCGAGCATTTAGACTTCATCAAACCTTTATTAGAAGGAAAAAATGTAGGTTTAATGAGCGAAGCCGGTTGTCCCGGAGTTGCTGATCCCGGTGCTGTAATTGTAAAATTGGCACACGAAAAAGGAATTCAGGTTGTGCCTTTAGTTGGTCCGTCTTCCATTCTACTTGCAATGATGGCTTCCGGAATGAACGGTCAAAGCTTTACTTTCAACGGATATTTGCCAATTGATAAAGATGAGAAAAAATCGGCTTTGAAACATTTTGAGAAATTATCTCAGGATAAAAACCAATCGCAGATTTTTATTGAAACCCCATACAGAAACAATAAATTGGTTGAAGATATTTTACAAATCGTAAATCCTTCAACTCATTTATGTATTGCAACTGATATTACTTTACCAACAGAATTCATTAAAACAATGCGTGTTGCAGATTGGAAAAAATTAAAAGTTGATTTACATAACCGACCAACGATTTTTATTATTCATAAAATGTAAACTAACTTTAAGACCATCATAATGAAAAAGTTTCTAATCCTTATTTTGATTTGCCTTGCGCAAAATACATTTTCTCAAGAGGTTGCTAAACCCAATACAACCGATGATGACAACAAAATCTACAATACTGCAGGCATAGATGTTAAACCTGAATTTCCCGGAGGATTAGAAGCAATGAATGGCTTTATAAAACAAAATTTCAAAAACCCAAAAGAAGGTTTAAAAGGAAAAATATACACCACTTTTATTATTGAAAAAGATGGATCGTTAAGTGACATTAAAATTTTAAGAGACCTTGGACACGAAACAGGTACAGAAGCCATAAGAGTTTTAAAACTATTTCCAAAATGGAGTCCCGGAAAACAAAACAATAAAATTATTAGAGTTCTCTACTCCATTCCAATGATAATAAATTAAGTTTATTTTATTCACTTATAAGTTTTTCCCCTAATCAAACTTCATCATGAGTAAACTTCCAAACGTAACGACAAGCATTTTTACAGTAATGTCTAAAATGGCAACAGAATATAATGCAATTAATCTTTCGCAGGGATTTCCTAACTTTCCGGTTGATGAAAGATTAACAGATATTCTGGCAAGATTAGCTAAGGAAAACGTACATCAATACACACCAATGGCAGGTTTGCCGCCGTTAATGAATCAGATTGCAAATTTAATTCAGAGTTCTTACAAAAGAACGATCAATCCTGATTTAGAACTTTTGGTTACTGCCGGTGCGACACAGGGAATTTTCACTTCGATTTTAGCTTTGGTAAAAACGGGTGACGAAGTTGTAATTCTGGATCCGAGTTATGATTCATACGAATCTCCGGTTTTACTTTGTAATGCAAAACCAGTTCGTGTAGCTTTAAACGATGATTACACACCCAATTGGGAAACGATCGAAAAAGCGTGTTCATCAAAAACCAGGATGATTATTATCAATAATCCGCATAATCCAACAGGGAAAATTTTAACTGAAGCTGATTTTCTTGAACTGGAAAAATTACTTTCAAAACATCCGGACATTATTGTTTTATCTGATGAAGTCTACGAATATATTACATTCGAAGAAAAACACATCTCTGCACATACCAAAGATTTTCTTTTAAACCGTTGCATAATGGTTTCATCTTTCGGAAAATCATTTCATATTACAGGCTGGAAAATTGGCTATACCGTTGCGCCCGAACACTTGATGAAAGAAATTAAAAAAGTACATCAGTTTCTTGTTTTCAGCGTTAACAGTATTTCTCAAGCTGCCATAAGTGAATATTTAAATGTTGTTGATGTGAATTTGCTTGGAAAATTCTATCAGGAAAAACGAGATTATTTCCAGAAACTGCTTCAAAATAGCCGTTTTGAACTAAAACCTTGCGAGGGAACTTATTTTCAGGTTACCTCTTACACCAACATTTCAAACGATGATGATGTTACTTTTTGCAAAAAACTAATTACAGACCATGGCGTTGCTGCCATCCCAATTTCTACTTTTTATTCAGATCATAAAGACCAAAAATTAATACGTTTTTGCTTTGCTAAAGACAATTTCACTTTAGAATCAGCAGCAAAAAAATTATGTGATATATAAAGTTTATCAAAATTTTATAACATTATTATGCGTGCATCCTATTTATTTAATTAATATTGTAATAAAAAGAAAAAAAATATGAGCTATACAGATAAAATGTTAAGAGATGACGCTTTAAAAGGTAAAGTCATAGTAGTAACAGGCGGCGGAAGCGGTTTAGGAAAAGCCATGACCAAATATTTCTTAGAATTAGGTGCTCAGGTAGCCATTACTTCAAGAGATTTAGAAAAGCTAAAAAATACGGCCACCGAACTTGAAACTGAAACCGGAGGAAAATGTTTACCGCTTCAATGTGACGTTCGTCATTATGAAGAAGTAGAAAATATGCTTCAGGAAACCTTAAAAGCTTTTGGAAAAGTAGATGTTCTTTTGAACAATGCTGCCGGAAATTTTATTTCTCCAACCGAACGTTTATCTGCAAATGCATTTGATACTGTTATAGATATCGTATTAAAAGGTTCAAAAAACTGTACACTAGCTTTTGGAAAACACTGGATCGATACCAAACAAACATCGGCTACAATATTAAATATCGTAACCACTTATGCCTGGACAGGTTCAGCATATGTTGTACCTAGTGCTACTGCAAAAGCAGGAGTTTTGGCCATGACACGCAGTTTGGCTGTAGAATGGGCAAAATACGGAATCCGTTCTAATGCCATTGCACCGGGACCATTCCCAACAAAAGGCGCGTGGGACAGATTATTACCCGGAGATCTTGCCGAAAAATTTGACATGGCGAAAAAAGTTCCATTGAAACGTGTAGGTGATCATCAGGAATTGGCCAATTTAGCAGCTTATTTAGTATCTGATTTTTCAGCTTATGTAAATGGTGATGTTATCACAATCGATGGTGGCGAATGGCTAAAAGGCGCAGGACAATTTAATTTATTAGAAGCAATTCCGGAAGAACTTTGGGATCAGCTTGAAATGATGATAAAAGCTAAAAAGAATAAATAATTTTACGTGCTTACTAAATTCAGAATATTTTTTATAAACTATACTGATTGCACTAAATCCCGAAGGTTCTACTTTCGGGATTTTTTTTATGTTTTCACCATATAAGTCACAATCTTTTAACCATATAAGTAATATAAGTTCAGTTAAGTACCGTTTTACTTAAATATTTTGTTGCTTAATTTTACTTACATTACTTATATGGTTAAATTACATAATATGTTTAGTACTTCACTTAAATTATTATTTTTGCCAAACAAATATCAAACAAAAAATATATGCTCATTATTGGAATTGCAGGAGGAACAGGAAGTGGAAAAACAACAGTAGTACATCAAATTATGAACGAATTACCAGACACTGAAGTTGGCGTAATTTCTCAGGATTCCTACTATAAAGAAACCCATAATTTGTCGTTCGACGAAAGAGCATTAATCAATTTTGATCATCCGCGTGCGATCGATTTTGAATTATTGGTAAAACATTTAAAAGCACTAAAAGAAGGCGAAACTATCGATCAGCCTGTTTATTCTTTCATACAACATAACAGAACAGACGATACGGTATCAACGCATCCAAGAAAAGTAATGATTGTAGAAGGCATTCTAATCTTGACCAATCCGGAGCTTCGTGATCTTTTTGATGTTAAAGTTTACGTGCATGCTGACTCTGACGAAAGATTAATTCGCCGTTTAAAACGTGATATTTCAGAACGCGGACGTGATATCGAGGAGGTTTTAACCCGTTATCAAAACACCTTAAAACCTATGCACGAGCAATTTATCGAGCCATCAAAAGCTTTTGCAGACATCATCATTCCTAATGATAAATACAATACTGTAGCCATCGATGTAGTCCGGGCTGTAATTAATCAACGAATTTCATAATTTTTATCGTAAATTTATTCCATAAAAATTAGGAGCTATTTCCCGCTCTCGCCTTTATCTTTTTATGTCCGCCGCGGCGGACATAAAAAGGATATCGGCTCCATCGGGGCTAGAACACCAATCGAAATTATAAGAAGTAATCAGTTTAAAGAGAAAATGAAATTAAAAAATCCATATAAAGGCAAACGCTGGTTTAAATTACTGAGCAATAAATATGTTTGGGTTTTACTCTTTTTTGTAGTCTGGATGTTATTTTTAGACAATTACTCCTATTTTGATCACCGTTTTCTTGACGGACAGATTAATGAACTACAAGACAACAAAAAATATTATCAGGACGAAATAAAGAAAGATCAGGAACAGATCAAGCAGCTTAAAAATCCTGAACAAATAGAAAAATATGCTCGCGAAAAATATTACATGAAAAAAGATAGCGAAGATATTTACATCATTCAATTTGAAGGAGATACCATTCAAGATACAAAAGAATAATCAGAAAAAAGCACACAAACCCAATGGCTACTACCCTATTCGACGATTTTAATCCGATTTCATCCAAACAATGGAAACAAAAAATTCAGTTTGAATTAGATGGAGCAGATTATAACGAAACCGTAATTTGGAATTCTCCAGAAGACATTCAGGTTAAACCGTTTTATCATATAGATGAATTTTCTAAAGCTGCTTCGGTTAAAACTCAGGCATCCAATTTTAAAATTTGTCAAAATATCTTTGTCTATGATATCGAAAAATCGATTCAAAGAGCTATAAACACTATCGAAAGAGGTGCTGAAAGTTTACGTTTTACTATCGAAAACGAAAAAATAGATGTACAAAAATTATTAGAAACTCTTCCTTTAGAAAACAGAACGGTTTACTTTAATTTGAATTTTATTTCAATCGATTTCGTAAAAGTATTGGACACCATTTCGATTCAGAAAAAAGCTGTTTTTTATTGCAATATTGACCCAATTGGTCATTTTGCAAGAGAAGGAAACTGGTTTACAACAGCTGATAAAAATAATTTCGAAACGATCGAAAAAATTGCAAAAGCCAC encodes:
- a CDS encoding SAM-dependent methyltransferase, with the protein product MKLLGKLYLIPTTMGESDPMDVLPQTVKRSIDFIDHYIVENEKTARKSIKAVSPEKKQSELILFTLNKRTEPSEHLDFIKPLLEGKNVGLMSEAGCPGVADPGAVIVKLAHEKGIQVVPLVGPSSILLAMMASGMNGQSFTFNGYLPIDKDEKKSALKHFEKLSQDKNQSQIFIETPYRNNKLVEDILQIVNPSTHLCIATDITLPTEFIKTMRVADWKKLKVDLHNRPTIFIIHKM
- a CDS encoding low molecular weight protein-tyrosine-phosphatase, producing the protein MPVKILMVCLGNICRSPLAEGILASKLPENFIVDSAGTGSWHVGHSPDKRSIAVAKKNGLCIDNQKGKQFKTADFDEFDYIYVMDSSNYRDVIHLAKTPEHKNKVHLILNELFPDENVDVPDPYYGTANGFDNVYQMLDEVAEIIAKKLIEKHS
- a CDS encoding FtsB family cell division protein encodes the protein MKLKNPYKGKRWFKLLSNKYVWVLLFFVVWMLFLDNYSYFDHRFLDGQINELQDNKKYYQDEIKKDQEQIKQLKNPEQIEKYAREKYYMKKDSEDIYIIQFEGDTIQDTKE
- the udk gene encoding uridine kinase, which gives rise to MLIIGIAGGTGSGKTTVVHQIMNELPDTEVGVISQDSYYKETHNLSFDERALINFDHPRAIDFELLVKHLKALKEGETIDQPVYSFIQHNRTDDTVSTHPRKVMIVEGILILTNPELRDLFDVKVYVHADSDERLIRRLKRDISERGRDIEEVLTRYQNTLKPMHEQFIEPSKAFADIIIPNDKYNTVAIDVVRAVINQRIS
- a CDS encoding SDR family oxidoreductase; protein product: MSYTDKMLRDDALKGKVIVVTGGGSGLGKAMTKYFLELGAQVAITSRDLEKLKNTATELETETGGKCLPLQCDVRHYEEVENMLQETLKAFGKVDVLLNNAAGNFISPTERLSANAFDTVIDIVLKGSKNCTLAFGKHWIDTKQTSATILNIVTTYAWTGSAYVVPSATAKAGVLAMTRSLAVEWAKYGIRSNAIAPGPFPTKGAWDRLLPGDLAEKFDMAKKVPLKRVGDHQELANLAAYLVSDFSAYVNGDVITIDGGEWLKGAGQFNLLEAIPEELWDQLEMMIKAKKNK
- the dnaA gene encoding chromosomal replication initiator protein DnaA: MTKTAQSVWENCLSFIKDNIQDQAYKTWFEPIKSVELTDNALYIQVPSKFFYEWLEEHYVKLLKVALTKELGKNAKLLYKIKMENTYGNKQPFTEQLPSSNRVPMKPQEVDAPFKNLNPELKNPFVIPGIRNLKIESQLNPNYSFDNFLEGDSNRLARSAGMAVANKPGGTSFNPLLIFGGVGLGKTHLAHAIGVEVKDKYPEKTVLYISAEIFTQQYIDSVKKNNRNDFIHFYQLIDVLIIDDVQFLSGKSGTQDVFFHIFNYLHQNGKQVILTSDKAPVDMQDIEQRLLSRFKWGLSAELHQPDYETRISILKNILYRDGVEMPEDIIEYVARNIKSNVRELEGAIISLIAQSSFNKKEVTIELAKSVVEKFVKNVKREISIDYIQKIVSDYFQLDIETLQSKTRKRHVVQARQLAMFFAKKFTKASLANIGSQIGDRDHATVLHACKTVDNLVSTDKQFKKFVEDINKKLTL
- a CDS encoding energy transducer TonB; amino-acid sequence: MKKFLILILICLAQNTFSQEVAKPNTTDDDNKIYNTAGIDVKPEFPGGLEAMNGFIKQNFKNPKEGLKGKIYTTFIIEKDGSLSDIKILRDLGHETGTEAIRVLKLFPKWSPGKQNNKIIRVLYSIPMIIN
- a CDS encoding methionine aminotransferase, with the translated sequence MSKLPNVTTSIFTVMSKMATEYNAINLSQGFPNFPVDERLTDILARLAKENVHQYTPMAGLPPLMNQIANLIQSSYKRTINPDLELLVTAGATQGIFTSILALVKTGDEVVILDPSYDSYESPVLLCNAKPVRVALNDDYTPNWETIEKACSSKTRMIIINNPHNPTGKILTEADFLELEKLLSKHPDIIVLSDEVYEYITFEEKHISAHTKDFLLNRCIMVSSFGKSFHITGWKIGYTVAPEHLMKEIKKVHQFLVFSVNSISQAAISEYLNVVDVNLLGKFYQEKRDYFQKLLQNSRFELKPCEGTYFQVTSYTNISNDDDVTFCKKLITDHGVAAIPISTFYSDHKDQKLIRFCFAKDNFTLESAAKKLCDI